The following DNA comes from Leptospira stimsonii.
AACTTATTCTCGCATCATTATTGTTAGGTGAAAAACTCAAAGTTCATAGGAATTCGAACGTAAGTCCGCTTCCGATCGTAGCCGACGCGGATTTTATGATAGCGGGAACGATACCGCCGAAGATTCGGAAGCCCGAAGGACCGTTCGGAGATCATTACGGATATTATGCGCTTCAACACGATTATCCTGTGGTCCAGGTGCAAAAACTCTTCCATAGAAAGGACGCGATCTGGCCCGCGACGGTCGTAGGACGTCCCCCACAAGAGGATCACTGGATCGCGGAATATCTTCAGGATTTATTGTCGCCCATGTTTCCCGTAGTAATGCCCGCCGTAAAAGGCGTTTGGGCTTACGAGGAATCGGGCGTCCATTCCCTTGCCGCCGCCGTCGTGAAGGAAAGGTATCAAGGAGAGGCCTTTACGGGAGCCCTCAGAATATTAGGAGAAGGGCAACTTTCCTTAACCAAGGTTCTTCTTGTTACTGATCAGAACGTGGATCTCAAAGACTTTAGAAATACGTTTATTAGTGTATTAGAAAGAATGAATCCGATTACGGATCTTCATATTTTCTCGAATATCTCCCAGGACACTTTGGATTATACTGGACCGGAAGTGAACAAGGGAAGTAAGGCAATCTTTCTAGGTTCCGGTAAAAAGAAGAATTCCTTAAAAACAGGATTTAAAGGTAAGTTCGTAAATTCCTCCTTTCAAGATCCGATCGTAGCGTATCCCGGAGTGTTAGTCGTTTCCGGAAAAAAATACAAGAAGAAAGACGGACTTCCGTTAAAACTTCTGAAAGAAAAATGCATACAGGAATTTTTGCTCGTTTTTATCGTAGACGATTCCAAGGACGCGACTCGTTCCGATCACGATTTTATTTGGTCGATATTCACACGTTTCGAACCGGCTGGAGATATCTACGCGGACACGAAATTAATCCGAAATCACCCAGGTTTATATCCTCCTGTCGTAATCGATTCGCGACTCAAGGATTGGTATCCTCCTTTGACGGAGCCGGACGAGCAGACTGTGAAAAGGGTGGACGACAGATTTGGTAGACTCTTAGACTCTCTTTAGGAAATTAGAATTCTATGACAAAAAAAAGATGTATAGTCACAGGTGGTGCAGGACTCATCGGATCCAATTTGATTGAGGAGCTCAATCGCCAAGGAATCGACGATATTTTGGTCGTCGATCATCTCGGAAATTCCTCCAAATGGAAGAATTTAGTGGGAAAGAAATATTCCGATTATCTGGAAAAGGACCATTTTTTGGACATTGCGATTCGCTCGAGTCTATTCAAAGATTATGATATTCTTTTTCATTTGGGCGCATGTTCGTCGACGACAGAAACGGACGCTTCTTATCTGATCCAGAATAATTTCGAGTATACTAAACTTCTCGCAAAGGAATCGCTCAAAAACGGAGTTCGTTTTGTATACGCATCCTCTGCGGCGACTTACGGGGACGGAGCAAACGGTTATGACGATAAAGGGGATATACAAGCGCTCAAACCTTTGAACATGTACGGATATTCCAAACATATGTTTGATCTTTACGCAAAAAAACATTCGTTCCTGAATAGGATTACCGGAATCAAATACTTCAATGTATTCGGTTATGGAGAGGGACATAAAGATGACATGAGGAGCGTGGTTCTTAAGGGCTACGAACAGATTAAAAAGGAAGGAAAGATCAAACTTTTTAAATCCTACAGGCAGGAATATAAAGACGGGGAACAAAAACGCGACTTCCTCTACGCGAAAGATGCGGCAAAGATCACCGCCTATCTCGCGTTTGGCGGTCATGGGGGGCTTTATAATCTGGGAAGAGGCGTGGCGGAAACTTGGAACGACCTTGTATCCGCGATTTTCGAAACTCTCGGATTACCAAAGAACATTGAATACACGGAAATGCCCGAAGGTCTTAAAGCAAAGTATCAATACTTTACATGTGCAGACACTACAAAACTGCTAAAAACCGGTTATAGCGAAGGATTTACGTCGTTAAAGGAGGCGGTGAAAGAGTATGTAACCCTCCTCGATCAGGAAGAGGGTACATAATGGATTTTGAATACGCTTTTGAAAATCAACCGTAGATTTTTACGATTGTACGGATCAAATCCTTGTATTTACCGTCTTTTAAGTAATAGAAAACCTGATTGGATTCTTTTCTGCTGGAAAGAATTCCATTGATTTTCATTTTACTCAAATGTTGAGAAGCCGCAGATTGGCTGATTCCAAGTAGATCTACAAGTTCGCCTACGCTGTGTTCTTTTTGAGAGAGGAAGAAAAGAATCTGCAGACGGTCTGGGTGTGCGATCCCCTTGATTCCGCGAATTGCCGATTCTAACTGGGTTTTCTTTAATACTGATTTTTCTTTAGACATTGTTTTACTCTTTTTTAGATTTCTAAAAGAAGAAGATGCTTTTCTCTTTAGACTAGATTATTGAATTACGTTTATTCAGCTTTAGTAAACCATAAAGACTTAATTCAATAAATTACAGTCAATTATATTATAATTTTCTCTTAGTGTAAAGTTCTTTTCTGAAAAAATCGATTTCCGATTAAATTTTTACTCCACCTGAAATTTCTAATACAACTCCTGACACTAAATCATTGTTAGCGATGAACTCTGCGGTCATCGCGATTTCATAAGGTTCTCCTAATCTACCAATCGGTATCAGAGATTCCCATTTTTTTAATGCTTCCGGATTCATGTCTTTCATAACCATTTCTGTTTTTATAAATCCCGGTGCGATTCCTGCCACACGAATGCCGTATCTACTTAATTCTTTTGCCCAGAGTTTTGTCATTGCGGCAACACCCGCTTTCGCCGCTGAATAATTTGTCTGACCAGGGTTACCGTTCATCGCGACGGAAGCGATCGGAATGATGACACCTTTGCTTTTACTTTCGATCATCTGAATCGCGGCTTCTCTTCCGGTAAGAAACACTCCGGTGAGGTTAACGTCGATGACCGATTGCCAATTTGCTAATGACATTTTGGATACTACTTTGCCGGTTTCCTTATCCGTTTTCACAAGAAGACCGTCTCTTAAAATTCCCGCATTGAGAATGGCGACGTCTAAACAGCCGAACTGACTCACCGCGGCTTTCATAAGATTTTCTGCATCTTCTTCTTTGGATACGTCCGCTTTAAAAGAAAACACTTCGGCACCGAGTGACTTGATATCGTTTTCAGCTTCTTTTAATTTTTCTTCAGATATGTCTGAAAGGACGATTTTTGCCCCTCTTTTGGCGAAATGTTCCGCCATTGCTTTTCCCAAACCACCGGCGGAGCCGGTGACTAAAACAGTTTTACCTTTGATTTCCAAGATTATTTTCCTTTAATTCCTTACTTCGAATGCTGATATAATTTTCAGAAAACGGAATTTCGACTCTCGCAACGGTTTCGTGTTCGTGAGTCATGATACGGAAGAGGTGCGGATCTATATTCTCACTTTTTAATAGAATCATGATCAAAGCGATACCAAGACCCGCTCCTTCCGTATTATCCATGTTATCCATGTAGAATTCTGCGATATCGTTGTAACCCATCGCCTTTCTCATTTTCTCCCGCATCCTTTCCTGTTCTTCAGCGATTACCGGAGTGTTGTTTGTGACTTCAACGACGATACCGTCCAACGTATAAGTAATGTTTAATTTTACAGAAATTCCACGAGCAAGACATCTCTTGCCATATTCGTCCGCCATTCTTTCCGAAAACTTCGCTTTGAAAGCGGCGACACCTTTTTCGTATTCTTCCGGATTGCGAATATCCAAGCCTTCGTCTTCAAAGAAAACTCTCTTTTGATTCGCTTTCACTCCGTTGATGGACATTTCCTTGGTGATGGTGTACAACATCTCGACATAACGGCTTTGTCCGACTTTGGCGAGAATTTCCGTTATGATTCGAAGTACATATTTTTCAAGTTTGGAGTTCATCCGTGAGGATTGAACTGTGATTCGGGAACGTGTTTGAATGAGTTCGCTCAGTTTTTGATCTAAGTCTTGAAAACTTTTTGCCATATTTCTTTCTATCCCCGTTGATTCCGGACGCTTATCAATTTTCTCTGTCAGTTTCGATGACAAAGAGATTGAATCAATCAAATTCCAGAATTACGATATTCTAAAAATCGGGTAAAACCTCGAAAATCCAAACTCATTCTTTTACTCCGTTCGAAATCGGAATTCCCGAATTCTTTTAGCAGGTAACGGCTTGTACATTAACCTTTCGTGAACCTTTTTTTTTCAAAGATTGAAAAGAGAAGTAAAGAATAGATCCTAAAATCAGAAATCGATCGATTTCAAAGTTCATTTTCTATAAGAAAGGAAGTTTTGTTTTATTTATAAGGAAATAGGCATAAGAACACCATAAAATTTTCATAAAGTAGAATTCTTTGAAGTAGATCCGGCGCTTTCTTTGTTTGATTTCGGAAAGAAAACGATAGAATTCAAAATTTAGAATGTTTCCTTGGCGGTCGCGATTTTTTATTCGGATCGGATTCTACGTTACGAGCCGTTTCCCTTTACAAAAGAAAATCAAACGAGTAATGGATTCCTAATACCAAATCGTTAGCGCGTGTTTGGCGGAAATCGATCCGGAGAAGAATTTAGATTTTTTAACGCAAAAAAAGGATTTTGAATAAAAAAATACTTGCTATCATATGTATAGCAGTTATATGAAGGGTATAATTTGTTTAGTATCTCGAGGTAAGTATGCTCAAAACCCTGAATATAAGAGATTTTGCTCTCATAGAAGAGGCCTGTATTGATTTTCAAAAAGGAATGACGGTGATCACGGGAGAAACGGGAGCCGGGAAGTCCCTGATCTTGGACGCGATTTCTTCTCTCTTGGGCGGAAAGAGTAGTCCGATGGAAATTCGGACGGGCGCGGCTAAATACGTATTGGAAGGCGTTTTCGACCTTTCTCAAAATCCGATCGCCTTGGATTGGCTCAAAGAGAAGGGTTTTCCTGCCGATTCCAAAGAGCTTACATTGCATCGAGAATGCAGTCGAGATGGGAAATCTCGCATCTTGATCAACCAATCCTTGGCTTCTTCTACGACTCTAAGAGGACTGGGAGAATTGCTCGCGGAAGTCCACAATCAAAACGATCAAATTCTTCTTTTGGATCGGAGCGAACAGCTCGACATCATCGATTTACACGCGGGTTTGATTCCGCTTCGCAATCAGGTGAAGGAATGTTTTTTAACATACAAAAGTTTGAAAAAACGTTTGGAAGAATTGCGGAAGAACGAGGAAGAGAAGTCCAAACGAATCGAATTTCTTTCGTTTCAGATTCGGGAAATCAAAGAAGCGGATTTGAAAGACGGAGAAGAGGAGAGTTTAAGCAAAGAAGAACGTCTCTTAGCGCATGGAGAACTGTTAGCTGAGAATTTTGAGATTCTTTCTTCGTATCTCGCGGATTCCGAATCGGCAATTCTTCCTTCGTTTCCGAGACTTTTGAGTGCGGCGGAAAAGATCAAATCGATTCAGCCGGACTTTGGAAAGACCTTGGATTCTCTTCAGGAAATTTATATCCAACTGAAGGAAATCAATTCTTCCGTGTTGGATGAAAAAGAAGAAATTTTCTTTTCACCGGATCGTTTGCAATTCGTGCAATCCAGACTGGACCTGATTTCCAAATTAAAGAAGAAATACGGCTCCGATCTCTCGGAGATTTTGGATTGTAAGAGAAAAGCAGAACAAGAATTGGAAGCGATGGAAAAAAATTCAAAGAACAAGGAATCGATGGAGGCGGAAGTTGAGAAAGTCACCGCAAGACTTGGTTCTCTTTCGATTCAACTTTCCAAGGCGAGAAGGGAATCTCTTGTTCGCTTTGAATCTTCTCTCAAATCCGAATTGGAACATCTGGGAATGTCGGGCGCGGCGGTTCAGGTTGTTCTCCGTTGGGAGCCGAGCCCGGATGGAGAAATTTCCGCTTCGGGAAAAAGTTATATCGTAAACGAAACTGGATTGGATCAATTAGAATTCTATTTTAGCCCCAATCCGGGGGAAAAGCCGAGACCGCTTCGAAAAATTGCTTCCGGGGGAGAAGTTTCGAGAGTGATGCTTGCGATTCGTTCCATCCTTGGTGGGCAATCGCATCTGAGAGTGTTAATATTCGATGAGATCGATTCCGGTTTAGGGGGAGAGATTGCGATGGATGTGGCTCGGAAACTTCGAAATTTGGCCTCTAACCACCAACTCATCCTGATCACACACCTTCAACAAATTGCTTCGGCGGCGAATGATCACCTAAAAATCAGTAAATTCGTAGAAGGCGGAAGAACCTTTTCGAAAGCAGAATTTTTGAGCTTAGAAGAACGAACCTTGGAACTCGCGAGGATGATTTCGGGTCAGAGGGTATCGAAAGGCGCTCTTGAACACGCTAAGGAACTGCTGAAAAAACAGGCGGTTTGACAATGGATCTTTTCTATTGAGATTCCCCGCAAAAAGGGTGGGCGCAGATTAGAAAACTGTTTGGCAGTAACAAGAGAGTTTTAAACTCTACTCATGGGAGAATTTTACTCAAATGTTTTTAGCCAAATCTGATTCTCTAATTTCTGCGATCCCTCCAGAATCGGTTCCTATCGTTATCGTTTTAGTTTCTATCGTAGGTTTCACAATCATCATCGAAAGGATGCTCTACTTTTCGAAGTGGAAGCCGATCACCCCGAACGATTGGCGCGCACTCAAGGACCTGTTCCGCCAGAAAAACTGGGACACCGCAACTGACTTTCTCAAAAACTTAAACAACGGTCCTGCATCCCAGGTTCTTCAAGCTGGAATCGAATCTTCTCGTAAGAATATGGATTCTGCCGAAGAGGAAATGCTTTCCGCCGGGTTTGCTCAAATTCTTAAGATGGAAAGATTTCTTTCCGGTTTAGGAACGATCGCGACAATTTCTCCTCTTCTCGGGGTATTAGGTACGGTCTTAGGGATCATTCGCTCCTTTGAAGAAGGTTCAGGAACCCGGGGCGCCGAAGTCGGAATCAGTGAGGCCTTGATCACGACGGCGATGGGTTTGGCGATTGCGATTCCGGCTTACGTTGCCTACAATTACTTTCAAAAGAAAAAAGAAGATACGATCGCTGAGATGGAAAACCTTTCCGGTCAAGCGATCAAATATCTAAAGTAATATGAAATTTAGAAAGTTCCGATCTTCAGCGGGTAGAGCCGGCCAAATCGAATTGGCTCCTTTGATCGACGTTATTTCTTTTATCGTAATTTATTTTTTGATGAATGCGACCTTGGAAAAATCAACTGTGATGAAGATTGAACTACCTCGTTCTTCCTCCACTGCGCAGGAGAAGAAAAAGGACGAACTCGTCATCACGATCAATAAAGACGGAAAGATTTTTTTAGATAAAGACACAGATCCCGTTCCGTTGGAAAAACTCACGGAAAAGATAAACGTATTTTTAGGACCGGTGGATAAAAGAGAACCC
Coding sequences within:
- a CDS encoding UbiD family decarboxylase, coding for MKIRSTSAFVKELQKQKELLIIEEEVDPILELAEIQRRVVAKRGPAVLFQNVKGSRFSVATNLYGSEKRMRIAFGEDPVKFVQKIAYTIQHFLPPSPSKVWALRHLAFQALRVGLKKVNSAPVLESTLENLHELPTIKSWPKDGGNFVTLPLVYTESPKTGKGNLGMYRIQIHGPMETGMHIQIHRGGGNHYYEAEKEGKGLPVHIYAGGPPGLTIAAVAPLPEEISELILASLLLGEKLKVHRNSNVSPLPIVADADFMIAGTIPPKIRKPEGPFGDHYGYYALQHDYPVVQVQKLFHRKDAIWPATVVGRPPQEDHWIAEYLQDLLSPMFPVVMPAVKGVWAYEESGVHSLAAAVVKERYQGEAFTGALRILGEGQLSLTKVLLVTDQNVDLKDFRNTFISVLERMNPITDLHIFSNISQDTLDYTGPEVNKGSKAIFLGSGKKKNSLKTGFKGKFVNSSFQDPIVAYPGVLVVSGKKYKKKDGLPLKLLKEKCIQEFLLVFIVDDSKDATRSDHDFIWSIFTRFEPAGDIYADTKLIRNHPGLYPPVVIDSRLKDWYPPLTEPDEQTVKRVDDRFGRLLDSL
- the rfaD gene encoding ADP-glyceromanno-heptose 6-epimerase — its product is MTKKRCIVTGGAGLIGSNLIEELNRQGIDDILVVDHLGNSSKWKNLVGKKYSDYLEKDHFLDIAIRSSLFKDYDILFHLGACSSTTETDASYLIQNNFEYTKLLAKESLKNGVRFVYASSAATYGDGANGYDDKGDIQALKPLNMYGYSKHMFDLYAKKHSFLNRITGIKYFNVFGYGEGHKDDMRSVVLKGYEQIKKEGKIKLFKSYRQEYKDGEQKRDFLYAKDAAKITAYLAFGGHGGLYNLGRGVAETWNDLVSAIFETLGLPKNIEYTEMPEGLKAKYQYFTCADTTKLLKTGYSEGFTSLKEAVKEYVTLLDQEEGT
- a CDS encoding ArsR/SmtB family transcription factor yields the protein MSKEKSVLKKTQLESAIRGIKGIAHPDRLQILFFLSQKEHSVGELVDLLGISQSAASQHLSKMKINGILSSRKESNQVFYYLKDGKYKDLIRTIVKIYG
- a CDS encoding SDR family oxidoreductase, whose amino-acid sequence is MEIKGKTVLVTGSAGGLGKAMAEHFAKRGAKIVLSDISEEKLKEAENDIKSLGAEVFSFKADVSKEEDAENLMKAAVSQFGCLDVAILNAGILRDGLLVKTDKETGKVVSKMSLANWQSVIDVNLTGVFLTGREAAIQMIESKSKGVIIPIASVAMNGNPGQTNYSAAKAGVAAMTKLWAKELSRYGIRVAGIAPGFIKTEMVMKDMNPEALKKWESLIPIGRLGEPYEIAMTAEFIANNDLVSGVVLEISGGVKI
- a CDS encoding histidine kinase translates to MAKSFQDLDQKLSELIQTRSRITVQSSRMNSKLEKYVLRIITEILAKVGQSRYVEMLYTITKEMSINGVKANQKRVFFEDEGLDIRNPEEYEKGVAAFKAKFSERMADEYGKRCLARGISVKLNITYTLDGIVVEVTNNTPVIAEEQERMREKMRKAMGYNDIAEFYMDNMDNTEGAGLGIALIMILLKSENIDPHLFRIMTHEHETVARVEIPFSENYISIRSKELKENNLGNQR
- the recN gene encoding DNA repair protein RecN, with product MLKTLNIRDFALIEEACIDFQKGMTVITGETGAGKSLILDAISSLLGGKSSPMEIRTGAAKYVLEGVFDLSQNPIALDWLKEKGFPADSKELTLHRECSRDGKSRILINQSLASSTTLRGLGELLAEVHNQNDQILLLDRSEQLDIIDLHAGLIPLRNQVKECFLTYKSLKKRLEELRKNEEEKSKRIEFLSFQIREIKEADLKDGEEESLSKEERLLAHGELLAENFEILSSYLADSESAILPSFPRLLSAAEKIKSIQPDFGKTLDSLQEIYIQLKEINSSVLDEKEEIFFSPDRLQFVQSRLDLISKLKKKYGSDLSEILDCKRKAEQELEAMEKNSKNKESMEAEVEKVTARLGSLSIQLSKARRESLVRFESSLKSELEHLGMSGAAVQVVLRWEPSPDGEISASGKSYIVNETGLDQLEFYFSPNPGEKPRPLRKIASGGEVSRVMLAIRSILGGQSHLRVLIFDEIDSGLGGEIAMDVARKLRNLASNHQLILITHLQQIASAANDHLKISKFVEGGRTFSKAEFLSLEERTLELARMISGQRVSKGALEHAKELLKKQAV
- a CDS encoding MotA/TolQ/ExbB proton channel family protein, with the protein product MFLAKSDSLISAIPPESVPIVIVLVSIVGFTIIIERMLYFSKWKPITPNDWRALKDLFRQKNWDTATDFLKNLNNGPASQVLQAGIESSRKNMDSAEEEMLSAGFAQILKMERFLSGLGTIATISPLLGVLGTVLGIIRSFEEGSGTRGAEVGISEALITTAMGLAIAIPAYVAYNYFQKKKEDTIAEMENLSGQAIKYLK
- a CDS encoding ExbD/TolR family protein, giving the protein MKFRKFRSSAGRAGQIELAPLIDVISFIVIYFLMNATLEKSTVMKIELPRSSSTAQEKKKDELVITINKDGKIFLDKDTDPVPLEKLTEKINVFLGPVDKREPGKNRVIIRGDGTASYQTVIKVIDKVNEAGVSKFNLAMVRQSGTGEK